In Hyperolius riggenbachi isolate aHypRig1 chromosome 10, aHypRig1.pri, whole genome shotgun sequence, a genomic segment contains:
- the LOC137534950 gene encoding zinc finger protein 883-like isoform X2 → MRGSREEPLQELAGEEDVTIKFYMQKGQLLKGNKNPFKVNMTENRPDLTLLPGGSNNRNPPERCTGPLYSRDCPQEDPTIPHHYQREKLTCVKIDEGEMYVRSDQQCKEEGDMMRTMKEEEEETYGRSDQQSMEEGDMMRTMKKEEEETYVRSDQQSSLNGDMMGTIKADYMYVRSDQQSTGKNVMMRTFKEEEEEKHVRSDQHSIEGHDMMKTIKEEKETYVRRDQSVKEDDIIIIKQEEEETYVRSDQQSIEEGEIKAMKREQCSPDNRMHTHPTDQIQIRGTDAATDQSDTGDSSCDVSRQIPRRDNQKFPCPECNKCCKSIASLAAHQKTHSRKRSLSCSECGKWFRYKSRLVAHQKVHTGERPYPCSECEKSFRTNIELVTHRRFHTGEKPFLCSECEKSFRTKVELVTHQRFHTGEKPYPCSECKKSFTTKSELISHQRVHTGERPYPCSECGKSFICKSNLVRHQRVHTDKKSFPCSRCNKCFLHLTGLKNHLKVHSENLFSCSKCEKRFIHEGAFLRHERRHTTEHPFSCSECGKCFGAIGNFRRHQRCHTGERPFLCSSCGRGFSQKEHLFRHQTSHTGQYAFPCSDCGKQFNCKESLLRHKRSHTGERPFSCAECGKGFIQKGHLITHQKTHSQQR, encoded by the exons GATGTCACCATCAAATTCTACATGCAGAAGGGCCAGTTGTTAAAAGGGAACAAGAACCCTTTCAAAGTCAACATGACAGAAAATAGACCAGACCTCACATTATTACCAG gtgGATCCAATAAcaggaacccaccagagagatgtacaggtcctctttattcccgagactgtccacaggaagatcccaccatcccccaccattatcag AGAGAAAAACTTACATGTGTGAAAATAGACGAaggagagatgtatgtgaggagtgatcagcagtgtaaggaggagggtgacatgatgaggacaatgaaggaggaagaagaagagacatatgggaggagtgatcagcagtctatggaggagggtgacatgatgaggacaatgaaaaaggaagaagaagagacgtatgtgaggagtgatcagcagtcctcGTTGaatggtgacatgatggggacaattaaagcagactacatgtatgtgaggagtgatcagcaatctACAGGGAAGAATGTTATGATGAGAAcgtttaaagaggaagaagaagagaaacatgtgaggagtgatcagcattcTATAGAGGGGCATGACATGAtgaagacaattaaagaggaaaaagagacatatgtgagacgTGATCAGTCTGTGAAGGAGGATGACATTATTATAATTAaacaggaagaagaggagacgtatgtgaggagtgatcagcagtctatagaggagggtgaAATAAAGGCAATGAAAAGGGAACAATGTTCGCCAGATAACAGAATGC atACTCATCCAACAGATCAGATCCAAATCCGTGGGACTGATGCAGCGACAGATCAGTCTGATACGGGTGACTCTTCCTGTGATGTCTCACGTCAAATTCCACGCAGAGATAATCAGAAATTTCCATGTCCTGAATGCAACAAATGTTGTAAATCTATAGCATCTCTTGCTGCACACCAGAAAACGCACTCCCGCAAGCGGTCGctgtcatgttcagagtgtgggaaatggtttaggTACAAATCGAGACTCGTTGCACACCAGAAagttcacactggtgagaggcccTATCCTTGTTCTGAGTGTGAGAAGTCCTTCAGAACGAACATTGAACTTGTTACTCACCGGAGATTTCACACTGGCGAAAAACCCTTTCTTTGTTCAGAGTGCGAGAAATCATTTAGAACAAAGGTTGAGCTTGTGACTCACCAACgatttcacactggtgaaaagccttatCCTTGCTCTGAGTGTAAGAAATCATTCACAACAAAATCAGAACTCATCAGTCACCAGAGGGTTCACACTGGGGAGAGGCCCTACccctgttctgagtgtgggaaatcatttATATGCAAGTCAAACCTTGTTAGACACCAGCGAGTTCACACTGATAAGAAGTCCTTCCCATGTTCCaggtgtaacaaatgttttttacaCTTGACAGGGCTCAAAAACCATTTGAAGGTCCATAGTGAGAACCTCTTTTCCTGTTCTAAGTGTGAAAAACGTTTCATTCATGAAGGAGCTTTTCTTAGGCACGAAAGGAGGCACACCACTGAGCATcctttttcctgttcagagtgtgggaagtgttttgGTGCCATAGGAAACTTCCGCAGACATCAGAGATGTCACACGGGTGAGCGTCCCTTCTTATGTTCGAGTTGCGGGAGAGGTTTCAGCCAGAAAGAGCACCTTTTCAGGCACCAGACAAGTCACACGGGTCAGTATGCTTTTCCCTGCTCAGACTGCGGAAAACAGTTCAACTGTAAAGAATCCCTCCTCAGACACAAGAGAAGTCACACGGGCGAGCGTCCTTTTtcctgtgcagagtgtgggaaaggttttatacaGAAAGGACAtctaatcacacaccagaaaacgCACAGCCAACAAAGATGA
- the LOC137534950 gene encoding zinc finger protein 883-like isoform X1, giving the protein MRGSREEPLQELAGEEDVTIKFYMQKGQLLKGNKNPFKVNMTENRPDLTLLPGGSNNRNPPERCTGPLYSRDCPQEDPTIPHHYQREKLTCVKIDEGEMYVRSDQQCKEEGDMMRTMKEEEEETYGRSDQQSMEEGDMMRTMKKEEEETYVRSDQQSSLNGDMMGTIKADYMYVRSDQQSTGKNVMMRTFKEEEEEKHVRSDQHSIEGHDMMKTIKEEKETYVRRDQSVKEDDIIIIKQEEEETYVRSDQQSIEEGEIKAMKREQCSPDNRMPDTHPTDQIQIRGTDAATDQSDTGDSSCDVSRQIPRRDNQKFPCPECNKCCKSIASLAAHQKTHSRKRSLSCSECGKWFRYKSRLVAHQKVHTGERPYPCSECEKSFRTNIELVTHRRFHTGEKPFLCSECEKSFRTKVELVTHQRFHTGEKPYPCSECKKSFTTKSELISHQRVHTGERPYPCSECGKSFICKSNLVRHQRVHTDKKSFPCSRCNKCFLHLTGLKNHLKVHSENLFSCSKCEKRFIHEGAFLRHERRHTTEHPFSCSECGKCFGAIGNFRRHQRCHTGERPFLCSSCGRGFSQKEHLFRHQTSHTGQYAFPCSDCGKQFNCKESLLRHKRSHTGERPFSCAECGKGFIQKGHLITHQKTHSQQR; this is encoded by the exons GATGTCACCATCAAATTCTACATGCAGAAGGGCCAGTTGTTAAAAGGGAACAAGAACCCTTTCAAAGTCAACATGACAGAAAATAGACCAGACCTCACATTATTACCAG gtgGATCCAATAAcaggaacccaccagagagatgtacaggtcctctttattcccgagactgtccacaggaagatcccaccatcccccaccattatcag AGAGAAAAACTTACATGTGTGAAAATAGACGAaggagagatgtatgtgaggagtgatcagcagtgtaaggaggagggtgacatgatgaggacaatgaaggaggaagaagaagagacatatgggaggagtgatcagcagtctatggaggagggtgacatgatgaggacaatgaaaaaggaagaagaagagacgtatgtgaggagtgatcagcagtcctcGTTGaatggtgacatgatggggacaattaaagcagactacatgtatgtgaggagtgatcagcaatctACAGGGAAGAATGTTATGATGAGAAcgtttaaagaggaagaagaagagaaacatgtgaggagtgatcagcattcTATAGAGGGGCATGACATGAtgaagacaattaaagaggaaaaagagacatatgtgagacgTGATCAGTCTGTGAAGGAGGATGACATTATTATAATTAaacaggaagaagaggagacgtatgtgaggagtgatcagcagtctatagaggagggtgaAATAAAGGCAATGAAAAGGGAACAATGTTCGCCAGATAACAGAATGC cagatACTCATCCAACAGATCAGATCCAAATCCGTGGGACTGATGCAGCGACAGATCAGTCTGATACGGGTGACTCTTCCTGTGATGTCTCACGTCAAATTCCACGCAGAGATAATCAGAAATTTCCATGTCCTGAATGCAACAAATGTTGTAAATCTATAGCATCTCTTGCTGCACACCAGAAAACGCACTCCCGCAAGCGGTCGctgtcatgttcagagtgtgggaaatggtttaggTACAAATCGAGACTCGTTGCACACCAGAAagttcacactggtgagaggcccTATCCTTGTTCTGAGTGTGAGAAGTCCTTCAGAACGAACATTGAACTTGTTACTCACCGGAGATTTCACACTGGCGAAAAACCCTTTCTTTGTTCAGAGTGCGAGAAATCATTTAGAACAAAGGTTGAGCTTGTGACTCACCAACgatttcacactggtgaaaagccttatCCTTGCTCTGAGTGTAAGAAATCATTCACAACAAAATCAGAACTCATCAGTCACCAGAGGGTTCACACTGGGGAGAGGCCCTACccctgttctgagtgtgggaaatcatttATATGCAAGTCAAACCTTGTTAGACACCAGCGAGTTCACACTGATAAGAAGTCCTTCCCATGTTCCaggtgtaacaaatgttttttacaCTTGACAGGGCTCAAAAACCATTTGAAGGTCCATAGTGAGAACCTCTTTTCCTGTTCTAAGTGTGAAAAACGTTTCATTCATGAAGGAGCTTTTCTTAGGCACGAAAGGAGGCACACCACTGAGCATcctttttcctgttcagagtgtgggaagtgttttgGTGCCATAGGAAACTTCCGCAGACATCAGAGATGTCACACGGGTGAGCGTCCCTTCTTATGTTCGAGTTGCGGGAGAGGTTTCAGCCAGAAAGAGCACCTTTTCAGGCACCAGACAAGTCACACGGGTCAGTATGCTTTTCCCTGCTCAGACTGCGGAAAACAGTTCAACTGTAAAGAATCCCTCCTCAGACACAAGAGAAGTCACACGGGCGAGCGTCCTTTTtcctgtgcagagtgtgggaaaggttttatacaGAAAGGACAtctaatcacacaccagaaaacgCACAGCCAACAAAGATGA
- the LOC137534959 gene encoding zinc finger protein 84-like isoform X2, whose amino-acid sequence MEEDWSDLTERILNFTLEIIYLLTGEEEGEHLDKQKDQDKNITMEDHKYFKGEMQDVLQRGTFLEGNKDIYKDIMTENQPPLTSPDGSGNRNPPEKCPGPLYSRDCTQGDHPTPHHCQGNRKPEVKKEEEKFVMQSTDGEMLKMIAVDERRVKCDQQSTEDGEVIRIKVEESSLDIGTDGRYVRKTSERPLIPAPGDSVEDKNFTQCSPIIGITHSRGYTAGGTHPSNLEDSSPLLGGAIHRNKAVSSGLTESVACRPLVDEDRSLRETVFSCTECGKSYQRKSEFIVHLRLHTGERPFSCSVCGKGFLRKAHLLVHHKIHSGERPFSCTECGKSFSQRGHLFTHQKIHRGERPFSCSECGKCFTEKGNLIKHQRRHTGERPFLCSQCGKCFSQKGALLKHQQTHSSPLTYPCSVCGKCFKIKGNLVLHQKKYGC is encoded by the exons ATGGAAGAAGACTGGAGTGACCTGACCGAGAGGATATTAAActtcaccctggagatcatctacctgctgacaggagag gaggagggggagcatcTGGACAAACAGAAAGACCAGGACAAGAATATTACGATGGAAGATCATAAGTACTTTAAGGGAGAGATGCAAGATGTGTTACAGAGGGGGACATTTTTAGAAGGGAACAAGGACATCTACAAGGACATCATGACGGAGAATCAGccacccctcacatcaccgg atggatccggTAATAGAAACCCACCAGAAAAATgtccaggtcctctttattcccgggattgtACACAGGGAGATCACCCGACCCCCCACCATTGTCAG GGGAATAGGAAACCAGAAgttaaaaaggaagaagagaaATTTGTGATGCAGTCTACAGATGGTGAAATGTTAAAGATGATTGCTGTAGATGAGAGACGTGTAAAAtgtgatcagcagtctacggaGGATGGTGAAGTGATAAGGATTAAGGTGGAGGAATCATCTCTCGATATTGGAACAG ATGGACGGTATGTCAGGAAAACCTCGGAGAGACCTCTTATTCCAGCTCCAGGTGATTCTGTAGAAGACAAGAACTTCACTCAATGCTCTCCCATTATTGGAATCACCCATTCCAGAGGTTACACAGCAGGAGGAACACATCCTTCTAATTTGGAGGACTCTTCACCTTTGTTAGGTGGTGCCATACATAGAAACAAAGCTGTATCTTCTGGATTGACTGAAAGTGTTGCCTGTAGACCATTGGTTGATGAAGATCGCTCATTACGGGAGACTGTATTTTCATGTACAGAATGTGGGAAAAGCTACCAAAGAAAATCTGAGTTCATTGTACATCTAAGACTTCACACGGGGGAGCGTCCTTTTTCTTGTTCAGTGTGCGGGAAAGGTTTCCTAAGGAAAGCCCACCTTCTCGTACATCATAAAATTCACTCAGGGGAGCGGCCTTTTTcatgtacagagtgtgggaaaagtttcagTCAGAGGGGACACCTTTTCACCCACCAGAAGATACACCGAGGCGAGCGtcccttttcatgttcagagtgtgggaaatgcttcaccGAGAAGGGGAACCTGATTAAACACCAGAGGCGACACACGGGCGAGCGTCCTTTTTTGTGTTcgcagtgtgggaaatgtttcagtcagaaaggAGCTCTTCTTAAGCACCAGCAGACCCACTCAAGCCCACTTACCTATCCTTGTTCAGTATGTGGGAAATGCTTCAAAATTAAAGGCAATCTGGTGCTGCATCAGAAGAAGTATGGCTGCTGA
- the LOC137534959 gene encoding oocyte zinc finger protein XlCOF7.1-like isoform X1: MEEDWSDLTERILNFTLEIIYLLTGEGFPPVKSGGHVTIMVPPRHSLIPKRNNKHKILKVANKIIELLMGREEGEHLDKQKDQDKNITMEDHKYFKGEMQDVLQRGTFLEGNKDIYKDIMTENQPPLTSPDGSGNRNPPEKCPGPLYSRDCTQGDHPTPHHCQGNRKPEVKKEEEKFVMQSTDGEMLKMIAVDERRVKCDQQSTEDGEVIRIKVEESSLDIGTDGRYVRKTSERPLIPAPGDSVEDKNFTQCSPIIGITHSRGYTAGGTHPSNLEDSSPLLGGAIHRNKAVSSGLTESVACRPLVDEDRSLRETVFSCTECGKSYQRKSEFIVHLRLHTGERPFSCSVCGKGFLRKAHLLVHHKIHSGERPFSCTECGKSFSQRGHLFTHQKIHRGERPFSCSECGKCFTEKGNLIKHQRRHTGERPFLCSQCGKCFSQKGALLKHQQTHSSPLTYPCSVCGKCFKIKGNLVLHQKKYGC; encoded by the exons ATGGAAGAAGACTGGAGTGACCTGACCGAGAGGATATTAAActtcaccctggagatcatctacctgctgacaggagag ggttttcctccagtgaagtctggtgGTCACGTGACCATCATGGTACCCCCACGTCACTCTCTCATTCCCAAGAGAAACAACAAGCATAAGATTCTCAAAGTCGCCAACAAGATCATTGAGCTGCTGATGGGAAGG gaggagggggagcatcTGGACAAACAGAAAGACCAGGACAAGAATATTACGATGGAAGATCATAAGTACTTTAAGGGAGAGATGCAAGATGTGTTACAGAGGGGGACATTTTTAGAAGGGAACAAGGACATCTACAAGGACATCATGACGGAGAATCAGccacccctcacatcaccgg atggatccggTAATAGAAACCCACCAGAAAAATgtccaggtcctctttattcccgggattgtACACAGGGAGATCACCCGACCCCCCACCATTGTCAG GGGAATAGGAAACCAGAAgttaaaaaggaagaagagaaATTTGTGATGCAGTCTACAGATGGTGAAATGTTAAAGATGATTGCTGTAGATGAGAGACGTGTAAAAtgtgatcagcagtctacggaGGATGGTGAAGTGATAAGGATTAAGGTGGAGGAATCATCTCTCGATATTGGAACAG ATGGACGGTATGTCAGGAAAACCTCGGAGAGACCTCTTATTCCAGCTCCAGGTGATTCTGTAGAAGACAAGAACTTCACTCAATGCTCTCCCATTATTGGAATCACCCATTCCAGAGGTTACACAGCAGGAGGAACACATCCTTCTAATTTGGAGGACTCTTCACCTTTGTTAGGTGGTGCCATACATAGAAACAAAGCTGTATCTTCTGGATTGACTGAAAGTGTTGCCTGTAGACCATTGGTTGATGAAGATCGCTCATTACGGGAGACTGTATTTTCATGTACAGAATGTGGGAAAAGCTACCAAAGAAAATCTGAGTTCATTGTACATCTAAGACTTCACACGGGGGAGCGTCCTTTTTCTTGTTCAGTGTGCGGGAAAGGTTTCCTAAGGAAAGCCCACCTTCTCGTACATCATAAAATTCACTCAGGGGAGCGGCCTTTTTcatgtacagagtgtgggaaaagtttcagTCAGAGGGGACACCTTTTCACCCACCAGAAGATACACCGAGGCGAGCGtcccttttcatgttcagagtgtgggaaatgcttcaccGAGAAGGGGAACCTGATTAAACACCAGAGGCGACACACGGGCGAGCGTCCTTTTTTGTGTTcgcagtgtgggaaatgtttcagtcagaaaggAGCTCTTCTTAAGCACCAGCAGACCCACTCAAGCCCACTTACCTATCCTTGTTCAGTATGTGGGAAATGCTTCAAAATTAAAGGCAATCTGGTGCTGCATCAGAAGAAGTATGGCTGCTGA